A genomic segment from Spirosoma sp. SC4-14 encodes:
- a CDS encoding SDR family oxidoreductase, with amino-acid sequence MDLQLAGKIIIVTGGARGIGESIVKVLAAEGAVPVIISRTEAYNQALVSTLNTAGYQAAQFTADLTHPEEAERAVEFVLIQFGRIDGLVNNAGENDGVGLEHGDYEGFMASLHKNLTHYYLMAHFALPALKESKGSIVNITSKTADTGQGGTSAYAAANGGRNALTREWAVELLKYGIRVNAVVVAECWTPLYERWIQTLSNPDEKLASIVANIPFENRMTTPEEIANTTVFLLSSRSSHTTGQLIYVDGGYVHLDRALANS; translated from the coding sequence ATGGATTTACAACTTGCTGGTAAAATTATTATCGTAACCGGCGGAGCCAGAGGAATTGGCGAAAGTATTGTTAAGGTATTGGCCGCCGAAGGAGCCGTTCCGGTCATTATCAGTCGAACGGAAGCCTATAACCAAGCACTTGTTTCGACTCTGAATACGGCAGGGTACCAAGCCGCTCAGTTTACGGCTGATCTGACGCATCCAGAGGAGGCTGAACGAGCCGTTGAGTTTGTGTTAATTCAGTTTGGCCGGATTGATGGCTTAGTGAACAACGCTGGCGAAAATGATGGGGTGGGCCTTGAACATGGTGATTACGAAGGTTTTATGGCTTCGCTTCATAAAAATTTGACCCACTATTACCTAATGGCGCATTTTGCGTTGCCTGCCTTGAAGGAATCGAAAGGGTCGATTGTCAATATTACCTCTAAAACCGCTGATACCGGTCAGGGAGGCACTTCAGCCTACGCGGCTGCTAATGGAGGCCGTAACGCACTTACCCGGGAGTGGGCGGTTGAATTGCTGAAGTATGGCATCCGGGTCAATGCCGTAGTCGTGGCTGAATGCTGGACACCTTTATACGAACGCTGGATTCAGACCCTGTCCAACCCAGATGAAAAACTGGCTTCGATTGTAGCGAATATACCGTTCGAAAACCGGATGACTACCCCTGAAGAAATTGCCAACACAACTGTATTTCTGCTATCCAGCCGATCCAGCCATACTACTGGCCAACTGATCTATGTTGATGGAGGATATGTTCACTTAGACCGGGCCTTAGCCAACTCCTGA
- a CDS encoding Tn3 family transposase — MPAAPLMAIGQENPPFLYYPMSRIKILQPQEIRRFDEPPQFSDRQRSQFFHLPTGLEQAVPQLRKPITKVGFILQWGYFRVSGRFFATHLFRTEDLQYICDRLQIEWPSLLLDAQSYSSQLAGVHQRHILKLLGWQAFGQGRERLLQQIAHLVEQPLMPRKVLHESRAFLVRQQIEVPSYDVFQRLITTAYRLSDGRRMSRLNQVLTPPHRTLLDELLQNEKPFDELPLLAYKKISQSERPSEIKASLVLFDSLSHYFDTIQPIAQSLRLSDSAISYYAYKVRQLRNVQLKSHRERHLYLICLVIHQYRVWQDTFVDILLSSVRAAQNATNKTRQQLYFASNRQRKAATLLALESRADYRMQVEAIRLITRQSVDDADKLRAIEDILAADLTLTTDQEQLVSQLAGETNRSDDEDFRRLFAGRFLWLNLRVGALLTRLRFNAQTSEKPLLDAVLAYQQSKGGLTEPADELSWLTESERKALYGIDSQGNPVFQKQLYKVLLFEAVAEGLKSGRLNLLHSYRYRSLEEYLIDKATYEANRNELLRDCGLTPFADIKALLAKLKTELDAQYQQTNTRSIAGQNDHLTFNALKKPIVDTPKVHETDTSVVSPYFAPVRYISVLDLLAEVERSAPFLSQIEHLGGKYAKTRPSAETFFAAIVALGCNIGIDKMANISKGVKRSTLQLTADLYLTADSLKQANNQLVTFKNQLALPELHRQNADGLHTSSDGQKFLVTEESLNADYSYKYPGFDKASAVNTAIDERFALFHSLVISASEREAPYVIDIHLNNPAIRSTIHSTDTGGYSEVIFGVMNLLDILFAPRIKDVGSQQIYTMNTRREYAQRNYPLLPDSRIDTDLIIAQWEDILRVMVTLKSGKTTAYRIFKRLSSYARQNPLHQALKEYGKIIKSGFILRYFDDLVLRQAIEKQLSRIELVNRFSKAVFFGNNQEFSVGLKEDQEKIVHARRLIQNAIIVWNYLYLSQLMSQLTKQREIDALVDAIRQGTAVVWQHVNLQGEYDFNKLLKNKASRFNLKAIFNLKVPHR, encoded by the coding sequence ATGCCCGCTGCTCCCCTGATGGCCATTGGGCAAGAAAACCCTCCTTTTCTTTACTACCCCATGAGCCGAATCAAGATTCTGCAACCCCAGGAGATACGTCGTTTCGATGAGCCACCGCAATTTAGTGATCGGCAGCGAAGCCAGTTCTTTCACCTGCCAACCGGGCTTGAGCAGGCTGTGCCCCAGCTACGCAAACCCATCACCAAAGTCGGCTTCATCTTACAATGGGGGTATTTCCGGGTCAGTGGCCGCTTTTTTGCAACGCACCTGTTTCGCACGGAAGACCTTCAATACATCTGTGACCGACTACAGATCGAATGGCCCTCCTTGCTGCTGGATGCCCAGAGTTACTCCTCTCAATTGGCGGGCGTACACCAGCGGCATATTCTCAAATTACTGGGCTGGCAAGCTTTCGGACAGGGACGGGAACGACTCCTTCAACAAATCGCTCATCTGGTTGAGCAACCCCTCATGCCCCGCAAAGTGCTCCATGAGAGCAGGGCCTTCCTGGTACGCCAGCAAATTGAAGTACCTTCCTATGACGTATTTCAGCGCCTGATTACCACCGCTTATCGACTGAGTGATGGTAGGCGCATGAGTCGACTCAATCAAGTACTCACACCCCCCCACCGGACGTTGCTGGATGAACTACTCCAAAACGAAAAGCCCTTTGATGAACTTCCCTTACTGGCCTACAAAAAGATATCGCAGAGCGAACGTCCCAGTGAGATTAAAGCATCGCTTGTCCTGTTCGATTCACTCAGTCATTATTTTGACACCATTCAGCCAATTGCCCAGTCGCTCAGATTGAGCGACTCTGCCATCAGTTATTATGCCTACAAGGTACGACAGCTCCGAAATGTACAGTTAAAAAGTCACCGGGAACGCCACCTATATCTGATTTGTCTGGTTATTCATCAATATCGAGTATGGCAGGACACCTTCGTCGATATTTTGCTGTCGAGTGTGCGGGCGGCTCAGAATGCCACCAACAAAACGCGGCAACAGCTGTATTTTGCTTCCAATCGCCAGCGAAAAGCCGCCACCTTGTTGGCCTTGGAATCGAGGGCCGATTATCGGATGCAGGTAGAAGCGATCCGGTTAATCACCCGTCAGTCAGTGGATGATGCGGATAAACTACGCGCCATCGAAGACATTTTAGCCGCTGATCTCACCCTAACGACGGATCAGGAACAGTTAGTCAGCCAGTTGGCCGGTGAAACCAATCGGTCTGATGATGAAGACTTTCGGCGGCTGTTTGCCGGGCGGTTTTTATGGCTTAACCTGCGGGTTGGTGCGTTGTTAACCCGGCTCCGCTTTAATGCCCAGACCAGCGAAAAGCCTCTGTTAGACGCGGTACTGGCCTACCAACAGAGCAAAGGGGGGCTAACTGAACCGGCGGATGAACTAAGCTGGCTGACGGAGTCCGAACGGAAAGCCTTATACGGAATCGATAGTCAGGGCAATCCCGTCTTCCAAAAACAGCTCTATAAAGTACTGCTCTTTGAAGCTGTTGCGGAAGGACTCAAGAGCGGACGGCTAAACTTACTTCACTCGTACCGCTACCGATCGCTGGAAGAGTACCTGATTGACAAGGCAACCTACGAGGCGAATCGGAATGAATTACTACGAGACTGCGGACTGACACCATTTGCCGATATCAAGGCCTTGTTAGCCAAACTTAAAACTGAGTTAGATGCACAGTATCAACAAACCAACACCCGTTCCATAGCGGGACAAAATGACCACCTGACGTTCAATGCCCTCAAAAAGCCAATTGTTGATACACCGAAAGTCCATGAAACCGACACTTCCGTAGTGAGTCCTTACTTTGCCCCGGTGCGGTATATTTCGGTACTGGATTTACTGGCGGAGGTCGAACGGAGTGCGCCGTTTCTGAGTCAGATTGAGCATTTAGGTGGAAAATATGCTAAAACCAGGCCAAGTGCCGAAACGTTTTTTGCGGCTATCGTCGCGCTGGGTTGTAATATCGGGATTGATAAAATGGCCAATATCAGCAAAGGCGTTAAACGCTCAACACTCCAGCTAACAGCGGATCTCTACTTGACGGCTGACAGCCTTAAGCAGGCCAATAATCAGTTAGTCACCTTCAAAAATCAATTGGCCTTACCTGAACTGCACCGCCAAAATGCCGATGGTCTGCACACCAGTAGTGATGGTCAGAAATTTTTAGTGACGGAGGAGTCCTTGAATGCGGATTACTCCTATAAATATCCGGGCTTTGATAAGGCATCGGCGGTGAACACAGCCATTGACGAACGATTTGCGTTGTTTCATAGCTTAGTTATCAGTGCTTCCGAGCGGGAGGCTCCGTATGTGATTGACATCCATCTGAATAACCCCGCCATTCGCAGCACGATCCACTCTACCGATACGGGTGGGTATTCAGAAGTTATTTTTGGGGTGATGAACTTGCTGGACATATTATTCGCACCACGCATCAAAGATGTTGGTAGTCAGCAGATTTATACGATGAATACCCGGCGTGAGTATGCTCAGCGGAACTACCCGCTGTTGCCGGATAGCCGGATTGATACCGACCTGATCATCGCTCAGTGGGAGGATATTTTACGGGTAATGGTCACGCTAAAATCAGGCAAGACGACTGCCTACCGCATCTTTAAACGACTAAGTTCCTACGCCCGACAGAATCCTCTCCACCAGGCGTTGAAGGAATATGGCAAAATTATCAAGTCAGGTTTTATCTTACGCTACTTCGATGATCTGGTTCTTCGACAGGCCATTGAAAAGCAATTGAGCCGGATTGAATTGGTCAATCGGTTCAGCAAAGCGGTATTCTTTGGGAATAACCAGGAGTTTTCGGTTGGGCTAAAAGAGGATCAGGAAAAGATTGTTCATGCCCGGCGACTGATTCAGAACGCGATCATCGTCTGGAATTATCTATATCTATCGCAGCTCATGAGTCAGTTGACCAAGCAGCGTGAAATCGATGCCTTGGTTGATGCCATCCGGCAAGGTACGGCTGTGGTCTGGCAACATGTCAATTTGCAAGGGGAGTATGATTTCAATAAACTGCTCAAAAACAAAGCATCCCGCTTCAATCTGAAGGCTATATTCAATCTAAAGGTCCCGCATAGATAG
- a CDS encoding ISKra4 family transposase codes for MKFTISLSIEASGEPLQTMPVLAFDKECQDVANIGLSLPESKQLLEALQAQIVQQQANCFLAQALPKLPTSRVLKDYRPLTLRTLFGTVRLRSPRFTVFQLLDKPQTVSPLRSLLTQRTTPEMLYLETKWAASLSYSQTATLLKDVLPVDKKLNAATIRNHLGQVARQVDSHLSVAPLTNPADLLVCQSAVTEAEGPLVMGVDGGYLRDWSQKKTCFEVIVGKSVPAEQPAKCFGFVQGYDQQAKQRISELLNQQGLQGNQRVVFLSDGAANLRQLQSYLTPNAQHILDWFHLSMRFTVLQQYLQGLTKVDADGEKMQKRLESAKWHLWHGNTTKGLELIHDLDWDADLHRQEATTKYDKIKPLIRYISELESYIRQNTHLIVDYSERYRYGEVISTGFVESTVNYVVAKRFTKKQQMQWSKSGAHQMLVVRTKVLNDDWEGEFKKQYPQFRADSGAVISMAA; via the coding sequence ATGAAGTTTACCATCTCATTAAGCATTGAAGCTTCTGGTGAACCGCTTCAAACCATGCCTGTTTTGGCATTCGATAAAGAGTGTCAGGACGTGGCCAACATCGGTTTATCGCTCCCTGAATCAAAGCAGTTACTCGAAGCGCTACAAGCACAAATCGTTCAACAACAAGCCAACTGTTTTCTAGCACAGGCATTACCCAAGCTACCAACCAGTCGAGTTTTAAAAGATTATCGGCCCCTAACCCTAAGAACGCTATTTGGTACTGTACGGTTGAGAAGTCCTCGATTCACCGTTTTTCAATTATTGGATAAACCCCAAACAGTGAGCCCATTACGTTCCTTGCTTACCCAGCGTACTACACCGGAAATGCTTTATCTGGAAACGAAATGGGCTGCCTCGCTATCGTATTCACAAACCGCTACATTGCTTAAAGACGTGTTGCCAGTTGATAAAAAACTTAATGCCGCTACTATCCGAAATCATTTGGGACAGGTCGCTCGTCAAGTCGATAGTCATTTAAGCGTTGCTCCCTTAACCAACCCAGCAGATCTTCTTGTCTGCCAAAGTGCAGTGACTGAGGCTGAAGGCCCACTAGTTATGGGCGTGGATGGGGGCTATCTGCGAGACTGGTCGCAGAAGAAGACCTGTTTTGAAGTAATTGTGGGCAAATCCGTTCCAGCAGAGCAGCCCGCTAAGTGTTTCGGCTTTGTACAAGGGTATGATCAGCAAGCCAAACAGCGCATTTCTGAGTTATTGAACCAACAAGGACTACAAGGCAATCAGCGGGTCGTTTTTCTGTCCGATGGCGCAGCCAATCTGCGGCAGTTACAAAGTTACCTGACACCGAACGCTCAACATATTTTGGACTGGTTCCACCTAAGCATGCGTTTTACGGTCCTCCAACAGTATTTACAGGGTTTGACCAAAGTTGATGCGGATGGAGAGAAAATGCAAAAACGGTTAGAAAGCGCGAAGTGGCATCTGTGGCACGGCAACACGACCAAAGGGTTAGAGCTGATCCATGATCTAGATTGGGATGCCGATCTACACCGTCAGGAAGCCACTACCAAATACGACAAGATCAAACCCCTCATCCGGTATATCAGCGAGTTGGAAAGCTACATTCGGCAAAATACTCATTTGATCGTGGACTACAGTGAACGCTATCGGTACGGGGAAGTAATTTCGACAGGGTTTGTTGAATCGACGGTCAATTATGTAGTGGCCAAGCGGTTCACGAAAAAACAGCAAATGCAATGGAGTAAATCGGGAGCCCATCAAATGCTGGTAGTGCGAACCAAAGTCTTAAATGATGACTGGGAGGGTGAGTTTAAGAAACAGTATCCCCAGTTTCGGGCGGACTCGGGCGCGGTCATTTCGATGGCTGCTTAA
- a CDS encoding alpha-L-fucosidase: protein MKTFFTLLLVVISLPGSYGQTPQTTNKPERVAWFQDLGFGMFIHWNVDVALGTVISHSLAGASDDYVERYINELPTYFNPKRFDPEEWAKLAKLAGMKYVVFTAKHHSGFCMFNTKTTPFNVMNTPFGRDITKELVDAFRKEGIAIGLYISPEDFYFLHTHNLPIGRLQHPQHYPAKNPELMAYDKQQVKELLTNYGKIDIMFFDGPGDGLREYAWSLNPDLVITRDLMKTPEQTTPDQPLPRPWEANYTMGTDWQFKPTNDPQKTGTEIINMLIEIRAKGGNFLLNVGPKPDGEIQIEQQNLLREVALWHFVNGESIHAVKPLPVIRDHNIWFTQTNDEKAIYAFVTRTSFEDWKYGDRRDFLLPMLEGTSQTKVCVLGYKSELVEYKNGFDASVRVVPTPLGLAVSAINGQRLYTNNRWPNAVVLKIEGATFRQPQAGKSAQSTIDGAK, encoded by the coding sequence ATGAAAACGTTTTTTACCCTTCTGCTGGTTGTCATAAGCCTGCCGGGTAGTTACGGCCAGACACCGCAAACCACCAACAAACCCGAGCGCGTGGCCTGGTTTCAAGACCTGGGCTTTGGTATGTTTATTCACTGGAACGTCGATGTAGCACTCGGAACCGTGATTAGCCATTCCCTGGCCGGCGCATCTGACGATTACGTAGAACGGTACATCAACGAGCTTCCGACCTATTTCAATCCCAAACGATTCGACCCCGAAGAGTGGGCCAAACTGGCTAAGCTGGCTGGTATGAAATACGTGGTGTTTACCGCGAAACATCACTCCGGGTTTTGCATGTTCAACACCAAAACAACGCCGTTCAATGTGATGAATACGCCTTTCGGCCGCGACATCACGAAAGAACTAGTGGACGCTTTCCGCAAGGAAGGGATTGCTATTGGCCTGTATATTTCGCCGGAGGATTTCTATTTCCTGCACACCCACAACCTGCCTATTGGCCGATTACAGCATCCGCAGCACTACCCGGCTAAAAATCCGGAATTAATGGCCTATGACAAACAGCAGGTAAAAGAACTACTGACCAATTACGGTAAAATTGACATTATGTTTTTCGATGGTCCGGGTGACGGACTGCGGGAATACGCCTGGTCGCTGAATCCCGATCTGGTCATCACCCGCGACCTGATGAAAACGCCGGAGCAAACCACACCCGACCAGCCATTGCCCCGACCCTGGGAAGCCAACTATACGATGGGGACAGACTGGCAGTTTAAACCCACCAACGACCCGCAGAAAACCGGTACTGAGATTATCAATATGCTCATCGAGATTCGGGCGAAGGGCGGTAATTTCCTGTTAAATGTTGGCCCCAAACCCGACGGTGAGATTCAGATCGAGCAACAGAACCTGCTTCGTGAGGTGGCGCTCTGGCATTTTGTCAATGGCGAGTCGATTCATGCCGTTAAGCCCTTGCCGGTCATTCGGGATCACAACATCTGGTTTACGCAAACCAACGACGAGAAAGCCATTTATGCTTTTGTTACCCGGACCAGTTTCGAGGACTGGAAATATGGTGACCGGCGGGATTTCCTGTTACCGATGCTGGAGGGCACTTCCCAGACAAAAGTGTGTGTGCTGGGTTATAAAAGTGAATTGGTTGAGTATAAAAACGGGTTCGATGCCAGTGTTCGAGTTGTACCAACGCCGTTAGGACTAGCTGTCAGTGCCATAAATGGGCAACGCCTATACACTAATAATCGCTGGCCCAACGCAGTTGTGCTTAAGATTGAAGGCGCCACCTTTCGTCAGCCTCAGGCCGGAAAATCAGCACAGTCCACAATAGACGGCGCTAAATAA
- a CDS encoding histidine kinase: MSLLSDNHLTLRQKIRLALSIALIYWPIRVYVNISPLSWAVVGHNWPFFLAEGLLIIGLLLGWVWLMDELQERLTNRLAQTDTGELRLTTQLVTLLVAIWLALLANKLFGQLRQFSEQRLEHGFSTTGWVRDDPFDTRPDNRGQRRRMNNGLTVLALLAAFYLTANRRSTRRIHQLQIQAERQEKETVRAQFDALKNQVNPHFLFNSLSILSSLVDTEPRLAGDFINQLAKAYRYILEQQDNEQVSLGTELDFIEAYAFLLSLRFEDKLFVVIDVPPAARNRNQIAPLSLQLLVENTVKHNQLSEEEPLRVYIELAGDYLQVRNALQPRSDQGVSTGIGLRNITNRYSLLTPRPVWVGEVDGYFVVKLPLL; encoded by the coding sequence ATGAGCCTCTTAAGCGATAACCATCTGACTCTCCGACAGAAAATCAGGCTGGCCCTGAGCATCGCCCTCATTTACTGGCCCATTCGGGTGTACGTCAACATCAGCCCCCTGAGTTGGGCCGTGGTTGGGCATAACTGGCCGTTTTTCTTAGCAGAGGGCCTGCTGATCATCGGGCTTTTGCTGGGCTGGGTATGGCTGATGGATGAACTCCAGGAGCGCCTTACCAACCGGCTGGCACAAACCGACACGGGTGAGCTGCGGCTGACGACGCAACTTGTTACGCTGCTGGTGGCTATCTGGCTGGCCCTGCTGGCCAATAAGCTGTTTGGGCAACTGCGGCAGTTTTCGGAGCAGCGGCTGGAACATGGGTTTTCAACGACAGGCTGGGTGCGCGACGACCCCTTCGACACCCGGCCCGACAACCGGGGGCAGCGTCGTCGAATGAACAACGGGCTAACGGTCCTGGCGCTGCTGGCCGCCTTCTACCTGACAGCCAACAGACGCTCGACCCGGCGCATCCATCAGTTGCAGATTCAGGCTGAACGCCAGGAGAAAGAGACCGTACGGGCGCAGTTCGATGCGCTGAAAAATCAGGTAAACCCGCATTTTCTCTTCAACAGTCTCAGTATTCTCTCGTCGCTGGTCGATACCGAGCCCCGACTAGCGGGCGATTTCATCAATCAACTGGCCAAAGCGTATCGGTATATTCTGGAGCAGCAGGACAACGAGCAGGTAAGCCTGGGCACGGAACTGGACTTCATCGAAGCCTATGCGTTTCTGCTCTCACTGCGGTTTGAGGATAAGCTGTTTGTTGTCATCGACGTGCCTCCTGCCGCCCGCAACCGCAACCAGATTGCCCCACTTTCGCTGCAACTGCTGGTCGAAAACACGGTGAAACACAACCAGTTGTCGGAAGAGGAGCCACTCCGGGTCTATATCGAACTGGCTGGCGATTATCTTCAGGTACGCAATGCCCTACAGCCCCGATCAGACCAGGGCGTATCGACAGGTATCGGCCTGCGTAACATCACCAACCGCTACAGCCTGCTGACTCCCCGGCCCGTCTGGGTGGGGGAAGTAGATGGGTACTTTGTCGTTAAACTGCCGCTGCTATGA
- a CDS encoding recombinase family protein translates to MFIGYARVSTHDQVLDAQEDLLRAAGCERILTDKISSTVAERSGLNEVKKLLRSGDTLVVWRLDRLGRSLKDLIDWVAYLESQGVALKSLHESIDTSTSTGKLVFHLFGALAEFERNLIQERTMTGLSAARARGRLGGRPKTLNADKQQLAVQLYEAKKTSIRKICEMLAISKPTLYAYVRANQQSPGAVKRAK, encoded by the coding sequence ATGTTCATTGGCTACGCCCGCGTCTCGACTCACGATCAAGTATTGGATGCCCAGGAGGATTTGCTACGTGCTGCGGGCTGTGAAAGGATACTGACCGACAAAATCAGTAGCACAGTGGCCGAACGATCAGGCCTAAACGAGGTAAAAAAACTCTTGCGGTCAGGCGACACCTTGGTCGTCTGGCGGCTGGACCGATTAGGCCGCTCCTTGAAAGACCTCATTGACTGGGTCGCTTATCTGGAAAGCCAGGGTGTCGCATTGAAGAGTCTACACGAATCGATTGACACATCGACGTCAACGGGTAAGTTAGTGTTCCATCTGTTTGGCGCGCTGGCTGAGTTCGAGCGCAATTTGATTCAGGAGCGGACGATGACGGGCTTATCGGCCGCCCGGGCGCGAGGACGGTTGGGCGGACGTCCCAAAACATTGAATGCAGACAAGCAACAGTTGGCTGTTCAGCTTTATGAGGCCAAGAAGACATCAATCAGGAAGATTTGTGAGATGCTGGCTATTAGTAAGCCAACGCTGTACGCCTATGTGCGGGCTAACCAACAATCACCTGGAGCTGTAAAAAGAGCCAAATGA
- a CDS encoding zinc-binding alcohol dehydrogenase family protein yields MESLMCIAPGQFMYQTIDKPALTPGNAIIHIQRIGICGTDLHAFEGTQPFFSYPRILGHELAGQLVEADGADDFAIGEPVTFIPYFNCGTCVACRSGKPNGCVRIQVAGVHIDGGMVEYLSVPSYSLVHGEGLSYDELALVEPLAIGAHGVRRADVQPGEVVLVVGAGPIGLGTMELARIAGATVIALDINESRLDFCKKRLGVTHTVNAQSPDVAQQLAALTNGDMPTVVIDATGSLRAINTAFAYLAHGGRYVLVGLQKGDISFAHPEFHKREATLMSSRNATRSDFEHVIASMKKGLVDPTTYITHRLGFHQIQTEFEHWLDPANGVIKAMVEGL; encoded by the coding sequence ATGGAATCTTTAATGTGTATCGCTCCTGGTCAGTTTATGTACCAGACCATTGATAAACCTGCCCTGACGCCTGGAAACGCTATTATCCACATTCAGCGGATCGGTATCTGCGGTACTGATTTACACGCTTTTGAGGGAACTCAACCCTTTTTTAGTTATCCCCGGATTCTGGGCCATGAGTTGGCTGGCCAACTGGTCGAAGCCGATGGGGCAGATGATTTTGCCATTGGTGAACCCGTTACGTTCATTCCCTATTTCAACTGTGGAACCTGCGTGGCCTGCCGGTCGGGTAAGCCCAATGGCTGCGTTCGTATTCAGGTAGCGGGCGTGCATATCGACGGGGGCATGGTTGAATACCTGTCAGTGCCTTCCTATTCGCTGGTTCATGGCGAAGGACTTAGTTACGATGAGCTAGCCCTGGTTGAGCCACTGGCCATTGGGGCTCACGGGGTTCGCCGGGCCGATGTTCAGCCGGGCGAGGTTGTGCTGGTGGTGGGAGCAGGACCCATTGGATTGGGAACTATGGAGCTTGCTCGAATTGCCGGAGCTACCGTTATCGCGCTGGATATTAACGAGTCGCGGCTGGATTTTTGCAAAAAACGGCTGGGTGTCACCCACACAGTCAACGCGCAATCGCCGGATGTAGCCCAGCAACTGGCGGCTCTCACCAATGGCGATATGCCCACGGTAGTCATTGATGCCACGGGAAGTTTACGGGCCATCAACACGGCCTTTGCCTACCTGGCACATGGAGGGCGTTATGTGCTGGTAGGGCTGCAAAAAGGCGACATTAGTTTCGCGCATCCTGAGTTTCATAAGCGTGAAGCAACCCTGATGAGTAGTCGCAACGCAACTCGGTCTGACTTCGAACACGTAATTGCCAGCATGAAAAAAGGACTGGTTGATCCCACCACGTACATCACGCACAGGCTTGGCTTCCATCAAATACAAACCGAATTTGAACACTGGCTTGACCCTGCCAATGGAGTGATCAAGGCGATGGTCGAAGGGCTGTAA
- a CDS encoding plasmid pRiA4b ORF-3 family protein gives MKKTKRPTPQPAPAKPYKCLYQLKIHLLGINPQIYRRFIVRGDTTVVQLHHIVQLVMGWDNWHLHYFQIFGRQYGIDYTGGDQFLGIPQITRLGDFGLRTNDTFHYLYDYYDRWAHQLRIEAITPDDGRYRHPRCLEGKRACPPEDTGGPTVYTHRIEEQRYWAYDWLETLMERLLAGENPLEDNVPAWYFTHQPERFDLKAINQKLAKLYQIKGNSGFWEAQGCYDELEDDSDES, from the coding sequence ATGAAAAAGACAAAACGCCCAACTCCACAACCAGCTCCAGCCAAACCCTACAAGTGCCTTTATCAGCTTAAAATTCATTTGCTTGGCATCAACCCGCAAATCTATCGCCGGTTCATCGTCAGAGGAGATACGACGGTGGTTCAGTTGCACCATATTGTCCAGTTAGTCATGGGATGGGACAATTGGCACTTGCATTACTTTCAGATTTTTGGGCGTCAGTATGGTATCGATTATACCGGTGGCGATCAGTTTCTGGGTATTCCCCAGATCACTCGCCTGGGTGATTTTGGTCTACGTACCAATGACACGTTTCATTACCTGTATGATTATTACGACCGTTGGGCTCATCAACTGCGGATCGAAGCCATAACTCCTGATGATGGTCGCTATCGGCATCCACGTTGCTTAGAAGGCAAACGAGCTTGCCCACCTGAGGACACAGGAGGCCCAACCGTGTACACTCACCGAATTGAAGAACAACGGTATTGGGCGTATGACTGGTTAGAAACACTAATGGAACGATTACTAGCGGGCGAGAACCCGTTAGAAGATAATGTGCCGGCCTGGTATTTCACTCACCAACCCGAACGGTTCGACTTGAAAGCGATCAATCAAAAATTGGCAAAACTGTATCAAATTAAAGGTAACTCCGGTTTTTGGGAGGCACAGGGCTGTTACGATGAATTAGAGGATGATTCCGACGAGTCATAA
- a CDS encoding recombinase family protein, producing MQQAAIFVRVSKKEQDYQRQLKDLRAIAQSQSVQVVAEITEKVSGARTNQERDGIQELLLLSRQGAIQKVLVCEVSRLGRSTVEVLQVVEELTQLGVSIYVQNFGIETLRNGKRNPVAQFLFTLLAEFARLERETLRERILSGMDEARRQGKKIGRPDGTREEKTIFLKKYTSVARNLRAGLSIRKTAKLCDISINTVRKVNEYIMLKP from the coding sequence ATGCAACAGGCCGCCATCTTCGTTCGGGTATCCAAGAAGGAACAAGACTACCAACGACAGTTGAAAGACTTACGAGCGATTGCCCAAAGTCAATCGGTACAGGTAGTGGCTGAGATTACGGAGAAGGTCAGTGGTGCGCGTACCAACCAGGAGCGCGATGGGATTCAGGAATTATTGCTGTTGAGCCGTCAGGGTGCTATTCAGAAAGTGTTGGTTTGCGAAGTCTCCCGGTTAGGCCGCTCAACGGTTGAAGTCTTGCAGGTCGTCGAAGAGCTAACCCAGTTGGGCGTCAGCATTTACGTTCAAAACTTTGGCATTGAGACACTCAGGAATGGGAAGCGTAATCCCGTGGCCCAGTTCCTGTTTACCTTACTGGCCGAATTCGCTCGTTTGGAACGAGAGACGCTACGCGAACGCATTCTGTCGGGCATGGACGAAGCCCGACGGCAAGGAAAGAAGATTGGTCGCCCTGATGGAACAAGGGAGGAGAAAACGATTTTTCTGAAAAAATATACTTCAGTAGCCCGAAACCTGCGGGCAGGGCTTAGTATACGCAAAACGGCCAAATTGTGCGATATATCGATAAATACGGTTCGTAAAGTCAATGAGTATATAATGCTAAAACCCTGA